A portion of the Achromobacter sp. MFA1 R4 genome contains these proteins:
- a CDS encoding putative baseplate assembly protein, with product MTAPADCGCCAGQPALTPDTLANPPGQPALRLRVGTHGRFLASLTADLARAPDLAALTTRDRDDPVMALFDAWAAVLDVLAFYQERIGNEGYLRTATERRSVQSLARAIGYELRPGVAATTWLAFTLETAPGAPPRARVEPWTRTQSVPAQDERAQTFETLAAVEARAAWNALELAWLEPTPPRFGARTLCLAGAATRLKPGDAVLIVGDERARDPGNENWDFRRVTQVREFVPGPGEDGAPAYTLISLERGLGSAQPHVQPARRNARCHALRAQARLFGYNAPDWRAMPATLRAAYLGMADDAKPSFSQFPQWPGFTLADVSDPPGGSGPGAGLYGEYYRGRTFSERIMTRTDAQVDFHWAAGGPGDGVPADHFCVRWTGWVRAPASGSYTFHVTADDGVRLWLDGDLLIDQWREQSPTEYAASARLTAGRKHDIRLDYYEAGGDATIALAWSGPGLARQTIPAASLYPADVHGVHLDASHPKWVAGGWAVLSMPNYEELYRIADATPDARTGFALAGPTTRLTLRGERVREQFNDALRETTAYGESEPLDWGQRPASGLTQGHALTLAAYEPDLPEGRVLAVSGLVLDEADAANAAPRERLLRGDPLAGVRVARDRASAELEFEDGARAAVTLAEASDIVRIQRNDSAGGRTALLLDADLAHAYLPATVRINANVAPASHGDSRQMRIQPEVLGSGAGNRAFQRFTLQQAPLTFVPAPTASGAASSLEVRVDGLLWNEAPRITALAPGDRAYLLRLDDSGGATVQFGDGLHGARLPSGSGNVEARYRVGLGREGNVAPGQLSVLLTRAPGVKAVTNPQAATGGVDPEAGDAARRNAPLRVRTLDRIVSLRDFEDFAAAFTGIGKAQAMWLWDGETRLVHLTVAGEDGTALDPAEALYRNLLAAIDAARPPYQPLRVAPCRYLDFGVRAGLGIDPRHEAPRVLAAARDRVLQAFGFAARAFGQPVHGGEVLAVLQGVDGVQWVDLDALVLAEGLDGSAARRSAGPDATLPARTARWQQGSLRPADLLRPDPAGILLTERT from the coding sequence ATGACCGCACCCGCCGACTGTGGCTGCTGCGCCGGCCAGCCCGCCCTCACGCCGGACACGCTGGCCAATCCGCCTGGCCAGCCCGCGCTGCGGCTGCGCGTCGGCACCCACGGGCGATTCCTGGCCAGCCTGACCGCGGATCTGGCGCGCGCGCCGGATCTGGCGGCGCTGACCACGCGCGACCGCGACGATCCCGTGATGGCCCTGTTCGACGCCTGGGCCGCCGTCCTGGACGTGCTGGCGTTCTACCAGGAACGCATCGGCAACGAAGGCTATCTGCGCACCGCGACCGAGCGCCGGTCGGTGCAGTCGCTGGCGCGCGCCATCGGCTACGAACTGCGGCCCGGCGTGGCCGCCACGACCTGGCTGGCGTTCACGCTGGAGACCGCGCCCGGCGCGCCGCCGCGCGCGCGCGTCGAGCCCTGGACACGCACGCAAAGCGTGCCCGCGCAGGACGAACGGGCCCAGACCTTCGAAACCCTGGCGGCCGTGGAAGCCCGCGCGGCCTGGAACGCGCTGGAACTGGCGTGGCTGGAACCCACGCCGCCCCGCTTCGGCGCGCGCACGCTGTGCCTGGCGGGCGCCGCCACGCGCCTGAAGCCCGGCGACGCGGTGCTGATCGTGGGCGACGAGCGGGCGCGCGACCCGGGCAACGAGAACTGGGATTTCCGGCGCGTGACGCAGGTGCGCGAGTTCGTGCCCGGACCGGGCGAAGACGGCGCGCCGGCCTACACGCTGATCTCGCTGGAACGGGGCCTGGGCAGCGCGCAGCCGCACGTACAGCCCGCGCGGCGCAACGCCCGCTGCCACGCGCTGCGCGCGCAGGCCCGGCTGTTCGGCTACAACGCGCCCGATTGGCGCGCGATGCCCGCCACGCTGCGCGCGGCCTACCTGGGCATGGCCGACGACGCCAAGCCGTCGTTCAGCCAGTTCCCGCAGTGGCCGGGCTTCACCCTGGCCGACGTGTCCGACCCGCCGGGCGGCAGCGGTCCCGGCGCCGGCCTGTATGGCGAGTACTACCGGGGCCGCACGTTCAGCGAACGGATCATGACCCGCACCGATGCGCAGGTCGATTTCCATTGGGCGGCGGGCGGGCCCGGCGACGGCGTGCCCGCCGACCATTTCTGCGTGCGCTGGACCGGCTGGGTGCGCGCGCCCGCCAGCGGCAGCTACACCTTCCACGTCACGGCCGACGACGGCGTGCGGCTCTGGCTGGATGGCGATCTGCTCATCGACCAGTGGCGCGAGCAGTCGCCCACTGAATACGCCGCCAGCGCGCGCCTGACCGCCGGACGCAAGCACGACATCCGCCTCGACTACTACGAGGCGGGCGGCGACGCCACGATCGCGCTGGCCTGGTCCGGGCCGGGCCTTGCGCGCCAGACCATCCCGGCGGCCAGCCTCTACCCCGCCGACGTGCATGGCGTCCACCTGGACGCCAGCCATCCGAAATGGGTCGCGGGCGGCTGGGCCGTGCTGTCCATGCCCAATTACGAAGAGCTCTACCGCATCGCCGACGCGACGCCCGACGCGCGCACCGGCTTCGCGCTGGCCGGCCCCACCACCCGGCTCACCCTGCGCGGCGAGCGCGTGCGGGAGCAGTTCAACGACGCCCTGCGCGAGACCACCGCCTATGGCGAATCCGAACCGCTGGACTGGGGCCAGCGGCCCGCCTCCGGACTGACGCAAGGTCATGCGCTCACGCTGGCGGCTTATGAGCCCGACCTGCCCGAGGGCCGCGTGCTGGCGGTGTCGGGCCTGGTCCTGGACGAGGCCGACGCGGCCAACGCCGCGCCCCGCGAGCGGCTGCTGCGCGGCGATCCGCTGGCCGGCGTGCGCGTGGCGCGCGACCGCGCCAGCGCGGAACTGGAATTCGAGGACGGCGCGCGTGCCGCCGTCACGCTGGCCGAGGCCAGCGACATCGTGCGCATCCAGCGCAACGACAGCGCGGGCGGCCGAACGGCGCTGCTGCTGGACGCCGACCTGGCGCACGCCTATCTGCCCGCCACGGTGCGCATCAACGCCAACGTCGCGCCTGCCAGCCACGGCGACAGCCGGCAGATGCGCATCCAGCCCGAGGTGCTGGGCAGCGGCGCCGGCAACCGGGCGTTCCAGCGCTTCACGCTGCAACAGGCACCCCTGACCTTCGTGCCCGCGCCCACCGCCAGCGGCGCGGCGAGCAGCCTGGAGGTCCGCGTGGACGGCCTGCTGTGGAACGAAGCGCCGCGCATCACGGCGTTGGCGCCCGGCGACCGCGCCTATCTCCTGCGGCTGGACGACAGCGGCGGCGCGACGGTGCAGTTTGGCGACGGCCTGCACGGCGCGCGCCTGCCGTCCGGGTCGGGCAACGTAGAGGCGCGCTACCGCGTCGGCCTGGGCCGCGAAGGCAACGTCGCGCCCGGCCAGCTCAGCGTGCTGCTCACGCGCGCGCCCGGCGTGAAGGCGGTGACCAACCCGCAGGCCGCGACCGGCGGCGTCGATCCCGAGGCCGGCGACGCCGCGCGCCGCAATGCGCCGCTGCGCGTGCGCACGCTGGACCGCATCGTCTCGCTGCGCGACTTCGAGGATTTTGCCGCCGCGTTCACCGGCATCGGCAAGGCGCAGGCGATGTGGCTGTGGGACGGCGAAACGCGGCTCGTGCACCTGACCGTCGCCGGCGAGGACGGCACGGCGCTGGACCCGGCCGAGGCGCTCTACCGCAACCTGCTCGCGGCCATCGACGCGGCGCGTCCGCCCTACCAGCCCTTGCGGGTCGCGCCTTGCCGCTACCTGGATTTCGGGGTGCGGGCGGGGCTGGGCATCGATCCCCGGCACGAGGCGCCGCGGGTGCTGGCCGCGGCCCGCGACCGCGTGCTGCAGGCGTTCGGCTTTGCCGCGCGCGCCTTCGGCCAGCCGGTGCATGGCGGGGAAGTGCTGGCCGTGTTGCAGGGCGTGGACGGCGTGCAGTGGGTCGACCTGGACGCGCTGGTGCTCGCCGAGGGCCTGGACGGGAGCGCGGCGCGGCGCAGCGCCGGCCCCGACGCCACCCTTCCCGCCCGCACGGCGCGCTGGCAACAGGGCAGCCTGCGGCCCGCGGATCTGCTGCGCCCGGATCCGGCCGGCATCCTGCTGACGGAGCGCACATGA